One segment of Platichthys flesus chromosome 15, fPlaFle2.1, whole genome shotgun sequence DNA contains the following:
- the LOC133969302 gene encoding vascular endothelial zinc finger 1-like, giving the protein MEPSWSTFLFQQANEALHHQHQHHMAQNNLLPLLNSGADQIDQKPILPIQLDHKPPTSAADLLKDNVASGGARPPMPVIKKEHKGKTPFVCGYCNKAFRDSYHLRRHESSHTGIKMVSRPKKTAHAPPTMVPMISSMPRENMHQPYVSTVAGLLSTATTSVSSGQSIMTSSAMGNMPQQNIVKKPAKPVKKNHGCEMCGKAFRDVYHLNRHKLSHSDEKPFECPICQQRFKRKDRMTYHVRSHDGGVHKPYVCSVCGKGFSRPDHLSCHVKHVHSSERPFKCQVTACTSAFATKDRLRSHMIRHEGKVTCTICGKMLSAAYITSHLKTHGQTNFNSCNKDGNNVCNSSSATSVTISAPITSAMNRGLSHLNNHPITIAAQMNISTNTVNITSQMGLQHPVTITGPVNISSVNIPGSASMNIAHPVAITSSMPMNIGQLNIAMRSVDSMPFLSQVLPSQPW; this is encoded by the exons cAGGCAAATGAGGCCCTCcatcaccagcaccagcaccataTGGCCCAGAACAACCTGCTGCCGCTTCTCAATTCAGGAGCAGATCAAATAGACCAGAAGCCTATCCTGCCTATCCAGCTTGACCACAAGCCCCCCACCAGTGCTGCGGATCTCCTCAAAGATAATGTGGCCAGCGGAGGTGCACGGCCACCGATGCCTGTGATCAAGAAGGAACACAAAGGCAAAACACCATTTGTCTGCGGCTACTGCAACAAGGCCTTCCGTGACAGCTACCACCTGCGACGCCACGAGTCCAGCCACACTGGCATCAAAATGGTGTCCCGGCCAAAGAAGACAGCCCATGCCCCGCCCACCATGGTACCAATGATCTCATCCATGCCACGGGAGAACATGCACCAGCCCTACGTCTCCACGGTAGCAGGCCTCCTCTCCACAGCAACCACCTCGGTTTCCTCAGGCCAGAGTATCATGACGTCGTCCGCGATGGGCAACATGCCACAGCAAAACATCGTCAAGAAACCCGCCAAGCCCGTCAAGAAAAACCACGGGTGTGAGATGTGTGGCAAAGCCTTTCGTGATGTGTACCACCTGAATCGCCACAAGCTGTCCCATTCCGACGAGAAGCCCTTTGAGTGCCCCATCTGCCAGCAGCGCTTTAAGAGGAAAGACCGAATGACCTACCATGTCCGCTCTCATGACGGTGGAGTCCACAAGCCCTACGTATGTTCTGTGTGTGGGAAAGGCTTTTCCAG GCCAGACCACTTGAGCTGCCACGTGAAGCATGTGCATTCCTCAGAAAGACCGTTTAAATGTCAAGTAACG GCCTGTACCTCTGCCTTCGCCACCAAAGACCGACTCCGTTCCCACATGATCCGGCATGAAGGCAAGGTCACCTGCACCATCTGCGGGAAGATGCTGAGTGCAGCCTACATCACCAGCCACTTGAAGACTCACGGACAGACCAACTTTAACTCCTGTAACAAAG aCGGCAACAATGTCTGCAACTCTTCCTCAGCTACATCTGTGACCATTTCTGCCCCCATCACCTCGGCGATGAACCGGGGCCTCTCCCACCTCAACAACCACCCCATCACCATTGCTGCACAGATGAACATTAGCACCAACACGGTCAACATCACATCTCAAATGGGCCTCCAGCATCCAGTCACCATCACCGGGCCCGTCAACATCTCCTCCGTCAACATCCCCGGCTCGGCGTCCATGAATATTGCCCACCCGGTCGCAATAACCTCCTCCATGCCTATGAATATAGGCCAGCTCAACATTGCCATGAGGTCCGTTGATAGCATGCCTTTTCTGTCCCAAGTGTTGCCTTCCCAGCCCTGGTAA